The following coding sequences lie in one Lelliottia jeotgali genomic window:
- a CDS encoding DgsA anti-repressor MtfA has protein sequence MIKWPWKSNETAPNAILPWEEALAIPVLASLNPDDLARLVQLADRFLQQKRLVPLQGFELDALKSTRIALLFCLPVLELGFEWLDGFHEVLIYPAPFVVDDEWEDDIGLVHNQRVVQSGQSWQQGPIILNWLDIQDSFDASGFNLIVHEVAHKLDTRNGDRASGVPFIPLREVAGWEHDLHAAMNNIQDEIDLVGESAASIDAYAATDPAECFAVLSEYFFSAPELFAPRFPALWQRFCHFYQQDPLQRLRENAGSDGHSSSQVH, from the coding sequence ATGATTAAGTGGCCCTGGAAATCGAACGAAACCGCACCGAACGCGATTCTCCCGTGGGAAGAGGCGCTGGCAATTCCTGTTCTCGCCAGTCTTAACCCCGACGATCTCGCCCGACTGGTTCAACTAGCCGATCGTTTTTTACAGCAAAAACGCCTCGTCCCGCTGCAAGGTTTTGAGCTGGATGCGCTCAAAAGCACGCGTATCGCCCTGCTCTTCTGTTTGCCGGTGCTTGAACTCGGCTTTGAGTGGCTGGATGGCTTCCATGAAGTGCTGATTTATCCCGCCCCTTTCGTCGTCGATGACGAGTGGGAAGATGATATTGGGCTGGTGCACAATCAGCGCGTTGTGCAATCGGGTCAAAGCTGGCAGCAAGGGCCAATCATCCTGAACTGGCTTGATATTCAGGATTCCTTTGATGCCTCCGGTTTTAACCTGATTGTGCATGAAGTAGCCCATAAACTGGACACCCGCAACGGCGATCGCGCCAGCGGTGTACCGTTTATCCCTCTGCGCGAAGTGGCAGGCTGGGAGCATGACTTGCACGCCGCCATGAACAATATTCAGGATGAGATCGATCTGGTGGGTGAAAGCGCGGCCAGCATTGACGCGTATGCAGCGACAGATCCGGCGGAGTGCTTTGCCGTACTGTCGGAATATTTCTTCAGCGCACCTGAACTGTTCGCCCCGCGCTTCCCGGCGTTGTGGCAACGTTTTTGCCATTTTTACCAGCAAGATCCCCTGCAACGTTTGCGTGAAAATGCAGGGTCTGACGGTCATTCGTCTTCTCAAGTACACTAA
- a CDS encoding Mobile element protein codes for MSLNDTKIRSIKPSEKSFKVSDSHGLYLLVNPGGSRLWYLKYRINGKESRLGLGAYPDVSLSDARQQRDGIRKLLAQNINPAQQRIAERAARSPEKVFKTVALAWHKSNKKWSQNTADRLLASMNRHIFPVIGHLSVTELKPRHFIDLLKSIEKKGLLEVASRTRQHLCNIMRHAVHQGFIDSNPAANLDGVTAPPVKRHYPALPLERLPELLGRIDGYQQGRELTRQAVLLTLHLFIRSSELRFARWSEFDFRNCIWTIPATREALPGVRYSGRGAKMRTPHIVPLSRQAIVILKQVEEISGHLELVFPGDHNPYRPMCENTVNKALRLMGYDTKMDICGHGFRAMACSALMESGLWSKDAVERQMSHQERNSVRIAYIHKAEHLEARKAMMQWWSDYLYTCRENYVPPYIYSKNISHEAT; via the coding sequence ATGTCTCTCAACGACACGAAAATCCGCAGTATCAAGCCTTCTGAAAAATCCTTCAAAGTCTCCGATTCACACGGTTTATACCTCCTGGTCAATCCAGGCGGCTCACGTCTTTGGTATCTTAAGTATCGAATTAACGGTAAAGAATCCCGCCTTGGCTTAGGCGCTTATCCCGATGTATCCCTTTCCGACGCCCGGCAACAACGAGACGGTATCCGCAAGTTGCTGGCGCAGAACATTAACCCCGCTCAGCAACGTATAGCCGAAAGAGCCGCCCGCTCACCGGAAAAGGTCTTTAAGACAGTGGCGCTGGCGTGGCATAAAAGCAATAAAAAATGGTCGCAGAACACCGCCGACCGTCTGCTTGCCAGCATGAACAGGCATATCTTCCCGGTCATCGGGCATCTGTCCGTTACGGAGCTTAAACCCCGTCATTTCATTGACCTGCTGAAAAGCATTGAGAAAAAAGGTCTGCTGGAAGTCGCGTCCCGCACGCGGCAGCACCTCTGTAACATCATGCGTCATGCGGTTCATCAGGGATTCATTGACAGCAACCCGGCGGCAAACCTTGACGGCGTGACAGCGCCCCCCGTTAAGCGCCACTACCCCGCCCTGCCGCTGGAACGCCTGCCGGAATTGCTGGGGCGCATTGATGGTTATCAGCAGGGACGAGAGTTAACCCGTCAAGCGGTCCTTCTGACCCTTCACCTGTTTATCCGTTCCAGTGAACTGCGTTTCGCCCGATGGAGCGAGTTTGATTTCAGGAACTGTATCTGGACCATCCCCGCTACCCGCGAAGCTCTTCCCGGTGTTCGTTATTCCGGACGCGGAGCCAAAATGCGCACGCCCCACATTGTTCCATTATCCCGGCAAGCCATCGTTATCCTGAAACAAGTAGAGGAAATCTCAGGTCATCTGGAACTGGTGTTCCCCGGTGACCATAACCCTTACAGGCCAATGTGTGAAAATACAGTCAACAAGGCACTGCGACTGATGGGCTATGACACAAAAATGGACATTTGCGGCCATGGCTTTCGGGCAATGGCATGCAGCGCCTTAATGGAATCCGGACTCTGGTCAAAGGATGCTGTTGAACGCCAAATGAGTCATCAGGAACGCAACAGCGTGCGGATAGCTTATATCCACAAAGCTGAACATCTGGAAGCCCGCAAAGCGATGATGCAGTGGTGGTCTGATTATCTTTATACATGCCGGGAAAACTATGTTCCCCCATATATATATAGTAAAAATATCAGTCATGAAGCTACCTGA
- a CDS encoding transcriptional regulator produces the protein MDINKIRKKNINRLVVYEIMQWIDEHLEEPLKVEDVSAKAGYSKWHFQRMFKEVAGISLGKYIKLEKLRRACFLLENTDIPVIEVCFMLGFTSQQVFTRAMRNEMHHTPGAVRRNKPVLKKSSGIKRDEL, from the coding sequence ATGGATATAAATAAAATACGAAAGAAAAATATAAACCGGCTTGTGGTGTATGAAATTATGCAATGGATTGATGAGCATCTGGAGGAGCCGCTGAAGGTTGAGGATGTTTCCGCAAAAGCTGGTTATTCTAAATGGCATTTTCAACGGATGTTCAAGGAGGTGGCAGGAATAAGTCTAGGGAAATATATAAAGCTTGAAAAACTAAGACGTGCTTGTTTTTTACTGGAGAATACGGATATACCCGTCATAGAGGTGTGCTTTATGCTCGGGTTTACCAGTCAGCAGGTATTTACCCGAGCGATGAGAAATGAAATGCATCATACACCAGGGGCTGTCAGAAGGAATAAACCTGTTCTGAAAAAGAGTTCTGGTATAAAGCGTGATGAGTTATAA
- a CDS encoding cytochrome o ubiquinol oxidase subunit IV, with protein MNHSVNTEGAAHGSVKSYMTGFLLSVMLTAIPFWLVMGRGTTEGSILGGVLVCAVVQVLVHLIYFLHLNTASETRWNLVVIVFTAVIIFIVITGSLWIMWNLNHRMV; from the coding sequence ATGAATCACTCTGTAAATACGGAAGGGGCCGCGCACGGCAGTGTGAAGTCTTATATGACCGGTTTTCTCCTGTCGGTCATGCTGACTGCAATTCCGTTCTGGCTGGTTATGGGTAGGGGCACCACTGAGGGATCCATCCTGGGAGGCGTTCTGGTGTGTGCTGTTGTTCAGGTGTTGGTGCATCTTATCTATTTCCTGCATCTAAATACCGCTTCTGAAACACGATGGAACCTTGTGGTTATTGTCTTTACCGCGGTCATTATCTTTATCGTGATTACCGGGTCGTTATGGATCATGTGGAATCTTAATCACCGGATGGTATGA
- a CDS encoding Cytochrome O ubiquinol oxidase subunit III, which yields MSDCIIFATLFATYGVMVNNIAGGPSGKDIFEPSFVLVETALLLLSSIAYGFAVISMDKNSEGGVLGWLTLTFLSGLGFIGMEIWEFSHLIAEDFGPQHSGFLSALFTLVGTHGLHVTCGLIWMLVLMYQIARRDLSEINRTRLMCLSLFWHFLDVIWICVFSIVYLMGVMS from the coding sequence ATGAGCGACTGCATTATCTTCGCCACTCTGTTCGCGACTTATGGCGTCATGGTAAACAACATCGCAGGTGGCCCGTCGGGTAAAGATATCTTCGAACCCTCGTTTGTCCTGGTGGAAACCGCACTGCTTCTGCTGAGTTCGATTGCCTATGGTTTTGCCGTTATCAGCATGGACAAAAACAGTGAAGGGGGAGTTCTTGGCTGGCTGACCCTGACATTTCTGTCCGGTCTGGGCTTTATCGGAATGGAAATCTGGGAGTTCAGTCACCTGATTGCTGAGGATTTTGGTCCGCAGCACAGTGGCTTTCTGTCGGCGCTTTTTACCCTGGTGGGGACTCACGGTCTGCATGTGACCTGCGGACTGATCTGGATGCTGGTCCTGATGTATCAGATTGCCCGACGGGACCTGTCTGAGATCAATCGCACCCGTCTTATGTGCCTGAGCCTGTTCTGGCACTTCCTAGATGTTATCTGGATTTGTGTATTCAGTATCGTTTACCTGATGGGGGTCATGTCATGA